TTGACCCATCCAATCTAATCTAATTGACACACCTTTTCTTGTTGTTGCTTGTTTCTTCTCCCTCGGATGCTCTTTCTAAATGCCATTTCTTTTTCCCTCTTTGCAGACCTGAAGGTGTATGTCCTTTTTTGTACAAGCACAAGAACCACTGGATGGTGGCTTAATCAAGAATTTTCTTCCTTCACATGCCTGATTTTTATTTTTCCTGCAGGTATTTAATCAATTCTTGATTTGGGTTTTCATTTCATTGTTTGATGTTTCAGTTAAGgaagttatttatcttttcctTCTTGTTTTTGGCCCTGTGAACCCTATGTTGTGATTTAATGCTTGGTTTCTTTTGGTGTTTTCTTTTGGTGAAATCTAGCCTAGAAAAAGAGCTGTGTTTTACTGTCCTGAAAAAAGGGTATCTTGGAAATTAAGTGAGTATAACTAGGACTAAACTGGATGTCTGATAATTTGATGGATGATATGGTGATGGATCTGGATTTGAACCAAGAGCCTTTGGACCCATCTTCTGGTTCAACTTTAGGATTAGGGTCTTTGTTGAGTGATTTAGAAACTGCTCACAGTAGGATAGAGGAGAGAATTAGGCAGCTTGAAGCTGTCACTGCTAGAGCTTTGCAGCGCCATAGGTGGCGTCAGGCTCGGACTACTTCTGATAATGGTAATATTTCGGTTGACGGGGCAGTCAATGTGGATAGTGAGATGCAAGGTCAGAATAGGGCGAGCAGTTTGGATAATGTGGAAAGGACTATTGGATGCAAAAGGGATAGTTCCCATTTGGTAGCAAAGGCATTAGAGATGGATGTAGTGGTTAATAAGGTAGATGACGATGGTGGGAGCTTTTTCGACTGTAATATATGCTTGGAAATGGCGAAAGAACCTGTCTTAACCTGTTGCGGCCACCTATATTGCTGGCCGTGCTTTTATCAGTTACCTTATGTTGATTCAACTACAAAGGAATGTCCTGTCTGCAAGGGAGAGGTTGCAGATGCAAATGTTACTCCCATTTATGGTAATGGGGATGGTGAAAGCATAACAGAATTGGAGTCTGGTCTGAAAATACCACCACGGCCAAAGGCACGTCGAATAGAGAGTGCTAGACAGCAGCGTGTAACTCAGGGTTTGTCTCACATCCCGGTTGCAGAAGCACTAAGGAGAATTAGGACTAGTATTGGATTGCAACAGGACAGTGGTGGAGTTAATTTGAGTTTTGGGAGCAACTCTCATGTGTTGCAAAATGCTGATACCTTAAGCAGTAGGAGACTACGTTCCCGTCTTTTTTCAAGGG
The sequence above is a segment of the Lycium barbarum isolate Lr01 chromosome 6, ASM1917538v2, whole genome shotgun sequence genome. Coding sequences within it:
- the LOC132644427 gene encoding uncharacterized protein LOC132644427, which encodes MSDNLMDDMVMDLDLNQEPLDPSSGSTLGLGSLLSDLETAHSRIEERIRQLEAVTARALQRHRWRQARTTSDNGNISVDGAVNVDSEMQGQNRASSLDNVERTIGCKRDSSHLVAKALEMDVVVNKVDDDGGSFFDCNICLEMAKEPVLTCCGHLYCWPCFYQLPYVDSTTKECPVCKGEVADANVTPIYGNGDGESITELESGLKIPPRPKARRIESARQQRVTQGLSHIPVAEALRRIRTSIGLQQDSGGVNLSFGSNSHVLQNADTLSSRRLRSRLFSRVLSEGAASLSSELDNAQRMFEDLAASLTDRLLQRSTNADVLPAHHGATGDGDSFRRDAALIQSNLGTGSTASVPSSSQANEVSDTAGQLENLTTDTGNLPAIRSSLASRRRNILSRLSDVDFRESRRRRLN